TTCATGGGAGTCTCCTTGGGGTTGGGGTTGGTGAGTGAACTTGCGTCCGATGTAGATCAGATAGAGCGCGGGCACGACAAAAAGCACGAGCACCAAGGTCGAGGCCATGCCGCCGACCATGGGCAGGGCGATGCGGCGCATGACATCCGCGCCCAGACCGTCCGTGAAGAAGACTGGCGCGAGCCCGGCAAAGATGGTCAGCACGGTCATCAGCTTCGGCCGAAGGCGCTGTACGGCACCCCCCACGACGGCGTCGCGCAGTTCGCCTCGGTCGCGCGGCTGTCGCGCGCGGACTTCGGCATCGATATACAGCAGCATGATGACGGCCGTTTCCACCGCGATGCCGCCCAATGCGATGAAGCCGATAGCTACCGCGACGGAGAGGTTGTAGCCCGCCAGCCACACCGCCCACAGCCCGCCGACCAGACCGAACGGCATGGACAGCATGACGAGCAGGGTCCGGTCGAGCCGACCGAAATGCAGCATGAGCAGCAGGAACACGGACAGGATGGCCGCCGGAATGGCGATGCGCAGGCGCGCCTCCGCCTCTTCGAGCTGTTCGTACTGGCCGGAAATGCCCACCGCATAGCCGGGCGGCAAGGCAAGGCCGTCCGCCAGGGTCCGGCGCAGTTCGCCGACATAGCTACCGAGGTCGCGGTCTTCGATGTCCACGAAAACCCAACCCGTCAGGCGCGCATTTTCCGAGCGGATCATGGGTGGCCCCTCCGCGAAGCGGATTTTCGAGACCTCCGAAAGTGTCACGACCGCGCCGCCGGGCGCGGGCACGATCGCCTCGCCAATAGCCTCGGGGCTGTCGCGATATTCAGGCGCATAGCGCAGGAGTATGTCGTAGCGCTCACGGCCTTGCACGCTCTGGGACAGGACTTCCCCGCCAATGGCCGTGCGCACGACGGATTGGAAGGCTGCCATGGAAATGCCGCGCCGCGCGAGCGCTTCGCGGTTTGGGATAATCTCCAGATATTTGCCGCCGAGAACGCGGTCAGCAAAGGCGGAGCGCGTGCCGGGAATGTCCGTGATCAAGCCTTCTGCCTCGCGCGCGAGCCGTTCCAGTTCATCCAGGTCTTCGCCCGTGATCTTCACGCCGATCGGTGTCCGCACGCCCGTGCTCACCATGTCCATGCGTATCTTGATGGGATAGCCCCAGCTATTGACGAGACCAGGAATGGCCAGCCGCTGATCGAGTTCGGCAATGATGTCCTGCGCGTTCAGACCCGGACGCCATTCGCTCTTGGGCTTCAGCTGAATCCACGTCTCGATCATGGATAGGGGCGCGGGGTCGGTTGCGGTGTCCGCGCGGCCGGCCTTGCCGAAGACGCGCTCCACCTCCGGCACGGTTGCGATCAGGCGGTTCGTCTGGCCAAGTAACTCGCGCATCTTGGTCTCGGATACACCCGGAAGCGTCGTCGGCATGTAGAGCAGCTCGCCCTCGTAGAGGGCGGGCATGAACTCCGAGCCCAGATTGCGCGCGGGGATGATAAGGCTCGCAGTCGCGAGAACGGCGAGGGCGACAACACCCCAGCGCAGGCTCAGCGCCCCACGCAGGAGCGGCGTGTAGAGCCAGATGAGCACGCGCATGAGCGGATGGCGGCGTTCGGCGATGAAACGCCCGCGCAGCAACAGCACCACTAGAACCGGCACGAGCGTCACCGAGAGCAGGGCGGCGAATGCCATGGCATAGGTCTTGGTGAAGGCTAGCGGGCTGAACAGGCGGTAGCTTTCACCCGTGAGCGCAAAGACTGGAAGAAAGCTCACCGTGATGATCAGCAGCGAGAAGAAAATGCCGGGCCCGACTTCGCGCGCACTTTCGAGGATGATGCGCTTGCGCTCCTCGCCCACGACCTTGTGGCCCGCATCGGACAGCTTGCGGGCGGCATTCTCGACCAGCACGATCGAGGCGTCCACCATGGCCCCGATGGCGATGGCGATGCCGCCCAGAGACATGATGTTTGCCGTCACGCCCTGGATGTTCATGATCAGGAATGCGCCGACTACGCCCAGGGGAAGCGTAATGACGGCGATCAGGGAGGCGCGGATGTGCAGAAGGAATAGCAGGACAACCAGCGCCACGATCGCCCCTTCCTTGATCAGGGTCTTTCGCAAGTAATCGACTGAACCCTCGATCAGCGGCGCGCGGTCATAGACGGTGACGATTTCCACGCCGTCCGGCAAGCCGCGCGCGACGTCGGCAAGGCGGGCCTTGACCCGGTCGATGACGTCCAACGCATTCTCACCGTCGCGCATTACGACGATACCCGCCACTGTTTCGCCCTCACCGTTCAGTTCCACGACCCCGCGGCGCAGGGCTGGACCTTCGACCACGCGCGCCACGTCTCGCAGGCGAACGGGCGCGCCTTGTCGCGCGAAGATCACGGTCGATGCGAGATCATCCACGCCTCTGACATAGCCGTCTGTGCGCAGGACATATTCGGTCTCGCCGCGCTCGATGACACGCCCGCCCACTTCGATCGACGATGTGCGGATAGTTTCCGCGACCTCCGTCATGGAGAGGCCGAGCGCCCTGAGCCGATTGGGATCGACGAGAACCTGATATTCGCGTTCGAACCCGCCCACGCTTGCGACCTCGGCGACCCCCGCGACGCTGGAGAGTTCCAGCTTGACGAAGAAATCCTGCAGGGCGCGCAGCTCGGCCAGGTCGGTGCGGCCCGAGCGGTCCACCAACCCGTATTGGTAGACCCAGCCCACCCCTGTCGCGTCAGGCCCGATCTCCGGCACGGCGCCTTGCGGCAGGCTTGCGCCAAGTCTTGAGAGCAACTCTAGGACGCGAGAGCGCGCCCAGTATAGATCCACGCCGTCCTCGAACACGACTGTGACGAAGCTCGTGCCGAACATGGAGCTGGCGCGCACGTCTTCCGTGCCGGGCAGGCCGAGGAGTGCGGACGAAAGCGGGTAGGTCACGAGATCTTCAACAACCTGCGGGCTTTGTCCGGGGAAGTCGGTGCGAATGATGACTTGCGTGTCGGTCAGGTCCGGCACGGCGTCGAGCGGCGTCGCCTCGGTCGCGAGCCATCCCGCGACCGCCAGCGCCAGCGCCACCACGATGACGATCAGAGGATTGGCGACCGACCAGCCAATCACTTTCGCCACAGAGGAGTCGGACGGATCGCGACCGGCTATGTCGTGATTGGCACTCATCACTGATGCCCGGCATGGGTGTCGATGTCGCGCGACGGCATTGCCGTACCCTCCATCGGGCCCTCCATCGGATCAGGCCATGGGACAAGGATCGAACCGCCATCGCCGTATGGGTTGCGGGCGGGTCGCGCGTCCTGCAGCCAGCGGCGACCGGACCCTGTGTCCTCGAACATGATCACGCCGCGCGCCGCATAGCTCGACGGCGCTCCCTCCAGCAACCAAGGCTCCAGCGCCCACATCAGCCCGGCGAGAGCAGTGCGGAGGTCTTCCGGAGTGTCCGAGCTTTTGGCCTGCAAGAGCGCGGCTTCTGCTTGGGTCAGGACATCGTTCAGAGCAGTCGCGCCAAAACGTGACCGCAGCGGATCGACAAGCGCCAGGGCTGGATCGACGAAATAGGGATCGATCGCATAGCCGTCGGTCAGCGCTTCGTGGAAATACAGAGCCTGATCCGTGAAGTGGTCGATCTGCGCCAGCGTCGTAGCATCGATCGGCAGTTCGGACAGAGGCGTATCGGCCCCGAACGCGACACCTTGCGAGCGTTGCGCGAAACCGCCTCGCAGATTGGCCTCACTGCCCAGCATGAACTGTCCGCTCACCACGACAAATTCGCCCGCGCTCAGGCCCGACAGAATGGCCGTCCGGTCCCCCGCCGTCTCGCCGATCGTGACCCCACGCGCGATAAACCGGCCTTCGCCCAGTGCGGCGATGACATAGGCTCCCTTGCTGTCCCGCAAGACGGCCTCGGCCGGTACGGACAGGCGCTCGTCGCGCGACAGATTGAAATCGATATCGGCATAGGCTCCGGGACGCAGCCTTCCGTCTGTATTGGGTAGGCTGATGCGCAGCTGGGCCGTTCGGGTCGCCGGGTCGATGGTGGGGTAGATGTAGTCGACCAGACCCTCGCCATTCGCATCGGGCGCGCTCGGAAATTTAAGCGTGAGGGGCAGGCCTTCACGCACCAGCGGAAGTTCGCCTTCCGGAATACGCGCAATCACCCAAACCTCACCATAGTCCTGCAGGCGCAAGACTGGCGTGCCGGGGCGGACATATTCGCCGTCGGCCACCATGATTTCGGCAATCGAGCCGGAACTCTCCGCATAGATCGGCACGCGCTCTACCAATTCCCCAGTTTCCACGACGCGGTCGATGGTCCCGGTCTGCATGCCGAGCGAGGCAAGGCGCTGGCGCACGGAGGCGATCCGGCGCGGATTGCCGA
This genomic window from Algimonas porphyrae contains:
- a CDS encoding efflux RND transporter periplasmic adaptor subunit, which translates into the protein MRRFLLLSAVALASCGQPSTGDKPSAVETVEAQTGEAQLYTCPMHPHYISEDPNGSCPICGMDLVPAQASDGVLGDGSVAVSPEIIQTLGVRTEPARVTDFSRELRAFGTVEANESLQASETSRLEGWISDLRVRAEGDTVRRGQLLYRIYSAELIGAQKDLLNSLRIGNPRRIASVRQRLASLGMQTGTIDRVVETGELVERVPIYAESSGSIAEIMVADGEYVRPGTPVLRLQDYGEVWVIARIPEGELPLVREGLPLTLKFPSAPDANGEGLVDYIYPTIDPATRTAQLRISLPNTDGRLRPGAYADIDFNLSRDERLSVPAEAVLRDSKGAYVIAALGEGRFIARGVTIGETAGDRTAILSGLSAGEFVVVSGQFMLGSEANLRGGFAQRSQGVAFGADTPLSELPIDATTLAQIDHFTDQALYFHEALTDGYAIDPYFVDPALALVDPLRSRFGATALNDVLTQAEAALLQAKSSDTPEDLRTALAGLMWALEPWLLEGAPSSYAARGVIMFEDTGSGRRWLQDARPARNPYGDGGSILVPWPDPMEGPMEGTAMPSRDIDTHAGHQ
- a CDS encoding efflux RND transporter permease subunit, yielding MSANHDIAGRDPSDSSVAKVIGWSVANPLIVIVVALALAVAGWLATEATPLDAVPDLTDTQVIIRTDFPGQSPQVVEDLVTYPLSSALLGLPGTEDVRASSMFGTSFVTVVFEDGVDLYWARSRVLELLSRLGASLPQGAVPEIGPDATGVGWVYQYGLVDRSGRTDLAELRALQDFFVKLELSSVAGVAEVASVGGFEREYQVLVDPNRLRALGLSMTEVAETIRTSSIEVGGRVIERGETEYVLRTDGYVRGVDDLASTVIFARQGAPVRLRDVARVVEGPALRRGVVELNGEGETVAGIVVMRDGENALDVIDRVKARLADVARGLPDGVEIVTVYDRAPLIEGSVDYLRKTLIKEGAIVALVVLLFLLHIRASLIAVITLPLGVVGAFLIMNIQGVTANIMSLGGIAIAIGAMVDASIVLVENAARKLSDAGHKVVGEERKRIILESAREVGPGIFFSLLIITVSFLPVFALTGESYRLFSPLAFTKTYAMAFAALLSVTLVPVLVVLLLRGRFIAERRHPLMRVLIWLYTPLLRGALSLRWGVVALAVLATASLIIPARNLGSEFMPALYEGELLYMPTTLPGVSETKMRELLGQTNRLIATVPEVERVFGKAGRADTATDPAPLSMIETWIQLKPKSEWRPGLNAQDIIAELDQRLAIPGLVNSWGYPIKIRMDMVSTGVRTPIGVKITGEDLDELERLAREAEGLITDIPGTRSAFADRVLGGKYLEIIPNREALARRGISMAAFQSVVRTAIGGEVLSQSVQGRERYDILLRYAPEYRDSPEAIGEAIVPAPGGAVVTLSEVSKIRFAEGPPMIRSENARLTGWVFVDIEDRDLGSYVGELRRTLADGLALPPGYAVGISGQYEQLEEAEARLRIAIPAAILSVFLLLMLHFGRLDRTLLVMLSMPFGLVGGLWAVWLAGYNLSVAVAIGFIALGGIAVETAVIMLLYIDAEVRARQPRDRGELRDAVVGGAVQRLRPKLMTVLTIFAGLAPVFFTDGLGADVMRRIALPMVGGMASTLVLVLFVVPALYLIYIGRKFTHQPQPQGDSHEVT